TTGATATTATATTTTTCACCGGAAGTGTTCCTGTCGGCAGGATTGTTTACCAGGCAGCAGCTAAGAACCTGACTCCGGTTGTCCTTGAATTGGGGGGTAAAAGCCCGGTGATTATTATGCCGGACAGCGATCTTGATGTTACTGTTAGAAGATTGGTATGGGCAAAATATCTGAATTCAGGACAAACTTGTATTGCGCCTGATTATGTGTATGTACATCAAAGTATTGAAGAAGAGTTCTTACAAAAAGTTGCCAGAGAGATTGAAAAAGCTGATTACAAATTGGAGAATGGCAATTTCGTGAAAATCATTAATGAGCGTAATGCAGAACGTGTATCAGGATTGATTAATTCCGATAAGGTTTATGTTGGTGGTAATTTTAACGTGGATGAACGTTTTATTGAACCGACAGTTTTACGTGGGGTGACCTGGGATGATCAGGTGATGAAAGACGAAATCTTCGGGCCAATCATGGCTGTTTTAACCTTTGATGATCTGGATACTGTGATCAGAGAAATTAAGGACAGACCGAAACCTTTAGCGTTATATGTATTTACGAAAGATGAAAGCATTCAGAAAAAGGTGCTTGGAGAAATTTCTTTCGGTGGAGGTTGTATCAATGAGGCGATTATGCATATCTCGAATGGAAATCTTCCTTTCGGAGGGGTAGGTGCAAGCGGCCTGGGTAATTATCATGGAGAAGCAGGTTTCAGAGCCTTTTCACATTATAAAGGGATACTTGAAAAAGAATTCACCGAGGATTCAGCTATTAAATATTCTCCGCATACTGAAGAAAAACTGCAAAAAATGAAAGCAGCGGCTAAATAGTAAGAGAATTTATATCGTATATTTAAAAGCCACTATGGATGTAATTATATCCATAGTGGCTTTTATCGTCATAGCTTAAAAACTAATTTATCAAATGAACAAACCCCGTTTTAAAATTGCGCTTCTTCTCTTTTCAGTTGTTGTATATAACCAGGTATCCAAAGCACAGATTCCGGCCGGAAAAGTGGATTCTCTGGTAGAAAATTCGATGAAGAAATTTAATGTAACTGGTGTCTCGATTGGAATTGTAAAGGATGGTAAGATTGTATATACTAAAGGTTATGGTGTTAAATCTATTATTACCAAAGAAAAGGTAGATGGAAATACCCAGTTTGCCATTGCCTCTAATACTAAAGCTTTTACCACAGCAGCCCTTTCCATATTAGTAGAGGAAAGAAAGTTGTACTGGGAAACTAAAGTTAAGGATATTTTGCCCGGATTTAAAATGTACAACGATTATGTAACAGAGAATTTTACTATCCAGGATTTACTGACTCATCGGAGTGGTTTAGGTCTTGGGGCGGGGGATCTCATGTTTTTTCCCAATGGATCTGACTTTACGATTAAGGATGTATTGTCAGGTTTTCAATATTTTAAACCTGTTTCCGATTTCAGAACGCGGTTTGATTACGATAATCTTTTGTATTATGTAGCAGGAGAGGTCATTGCAAAGATTAGCGGGATGAGCTGGGAAGACTTTGTTCAAAACCGTATCCTTATACCTTTGAAGATGGAGCATAGTTACGCTTCTTTAGCATTGATGAAAGATAAAAGTCATCTGGCTATGCCACATGCAGATAAATTTGGAAAGCTTAAACAGATAGAGAATTTTGGAGACCAGATCAATGGAGCTCCGGGGGGAATTTATGCAACTTCCGCTGATCTGTGTAAATGGATGCTGATGCAGCTGAATAAAGGAAAATATGGGGCTCAATTGGAGCAGCATCTTTTTTCAAAAGACAGTCAGCAACAAATGTGGACTATCCATACTGTAACCGGTTTTAATGACGATCCGCGTTATCAAACTCATTTTGGGGGATACGGCCTTGGATGGTTTTTAAATGATATGAAGGGCAACTTTCATGTTTCTCATACCGGAGGATTACCCGGAATGCTTTCTTCAGTCAGCTTGTTTCCTGACCTTAACCTTGGTATAGTTGTATTAACTAATTCAGATGGTGGAAATTATTTATTCTCAGCAGTTAGTAAAACTATTGAAGACAGTTATATGGGATTGGATGATAATCATTGGATTGATAAAATTTACAGTGATGTAGAAAGTAATAAAATGCATGAAGATGGGGTCACCAATGATGTTTGGAAAAAGGTAATTGCTTCCAGTCAGAAAAAGATTGATCCGGCGGCTTATATTGGAGTTTATACTGATAAATGGTTTGGCAAGGCAGAAGTTTCGCTGAAAGGCAAACAGCTTTGGTTTAAATCTTACCGGTCACCTAAACTTTCCGGGCCGATGTCTTTTTATAACGCTAATTCTTTTGCCATTAAATGGGAGTATCCCGACCTGAATGCAGATGCTTTCGCAATCTTCAGCCTGGATGAAGAAGGGAAAGCACAAAGCATTAAAATGAGAGGGATTTCTCCAGGCATTGATTTCAGTTATGATTTTCAGGATCTAGATTTTCAAAGGTTGTAGATATATTTTTTCTATCATCTGCAATGCTCTTTTGGCTTGCAGATGCAATTCATGGTAATTTCTGTTGAGCACAATTTCTTTTGTAATCAGTTTAGAGCCTATACCGACTGCACATACACCGGCCTGGAACCATTCTTCCAGGTTTTCTTCTGCTATTTCTACACCTCCGGTAGGAATGAACAGCTGGTCTTTGAATAATTCTCTGATGGACGAAATAAAACCCGGGCCAAGAATATTTGCAGGGAACAACTTAATCACAGGTGCGTTAAATTGCTGTGCGGTATAAATTTCTGTGGGCGTCATACAGCCCGGTATCCAAAGTATATTGTGCTGATCACATAATCCTGCAACTGCCGGATTGACAATCGGAGATACAATAAAATCAGCCCCAACGGTAATGAAATCGGCGGCTTCTTTTGCTGATTTAATAGTGCCTGTCCCTAAATACAAGCCGGGCATTTCTGTAACCTGTAAGGCTTTTAATTGCTTGAAATTGTGAAGTGCATGCTGACCACGGTTCGTATATTCTACAATTCTAATCCCTGCTCTGTACAAGGTTCTTAAGATGTCAATGCTTGTTTCGGCACTGTCTTCGTAAAATAAAGGAAGTAATTTACCCGCTAAAAGGGTATCGATAATAGGTTGTTTCATAGGAGTTGATTTAAACGTGAGGTGATTTGATCCGCATTCATAGCTGTGGAATCACCGGGTGTAAATAATTTATAATAAGCAGCAGCGGTTGCAAATTCTACAATTTCCTGTGCAGAATGATTTTGATGAAAGCCATAAATCAGGCCTGCCATATAACAATCTCCACTACCTACCTTATTGATTACTTTTTTGGCGTTATATTCCCGGGAGCTATGCAGGTTGTTATCGGTATACAGCGTGGTATAGTATTGAATTCCTTCGCCCCGGTCAAACCTGAAAGTATTGGCAACGGCTTCACATGCCGGGAAATAATGTTGTATAGCTTTGGAAGTTTTCTCTGCCTGCTGTAAACAGAATTCTTTGTGTTTGAGCATAAAGTTGCCGGCTTTTGGTATACCCAGCATTAATTCTGCTGCCCATATATTACCCATGATCAGGCGGCAATGAACAGCAAGATTTTTCATAATCGCTACAGGAGGTTTCCCGTATTTCCAAAGCTTTTCTCTGTAGTTCAGATCGAGGGAAATACTGATGCCTAACTTTTCTGCCATAAGTAATGCTTCTTTACAGACTTCAGCAACTTCTTCATTAATGGCCGGACAAATTGCCGAGAAATGAAACCAGCCAATCCCTTCAAAAACCTGTTCCCAGTTTATAGTGTTTTTTCTAAGCCCGGCAAAAGAAGAATGTTTACGGTCATAAATGACTTCTGCGTTTTTCATGTCTGTACCCATAGCCAGATAGTAAAGTCCGGTCCGGTCACCTTCATAGCAAAAACGAGTGGTATCTATTCGTTTTTCTTCCAGATAAGTCTTGATTTGCCTGCTCATTTCATTTTCTGGTAGTGCCGTTAAATAGGCCGAAGGGATATTCCATAGGGCAAGCGCAGTAGCAACATTCAGTTCTGCACCTCCAATATAAGCGGGTACATGATTTGAATTTAGCCAATTGCCTTTAGGGTCAGGGCATATTCTTAACAACAATTCTCCAAAACACAGGACTTTTTTTAACATAGTTATCTGTTTTTTACTGGTATTTTTATGCTGCTGCCAGCGTATTAATTTATCTGCGTTTTGCTGCCCTGACTAAACACACCGATCTTGAATTGATCTGCTGAGGCAGGGGCAGATCCTGCCCATTCAAGGTTAAGTTTTTTCAAATCAGTATATTCAGGTTTGATTTGATAGATATGGTTTCCTAAAACCTGCTGGTAAAAAGATTCTACTTTTCCGGATTTATAGAAATTGCAATGGTCAACAACAATATTATCCCATCTGTATTCCTGGAAGAAAATTGCTCTGCCTCCCTGGCCGGAAGACGAGAAATTACTATTGAGGATAGAAACCTGTTGTGCACCAATTAATTTTACTGCTGATCCCTGTTCTCTGTTTTCGACTTCATTAAAAGTACAGTGATCAATTTTTACGAATGGGCCTAAAGTGCTTTCATCATTTCCTCCCCGGTAAATATTAATTGCTGTACCCATTAAATTTGTAAAGACACAATTGGTGATCAATGTATATTCCGCATTATAGATCCCTTTATCATCTTTCTCTGCCGAAAGGTCAATCCCGCTACCGGAGAGGTGATGAAAGATAGAATTTCTGACGATCAGACTATCGGCAAGCGTACTCTTTGAACCTGAAAAACCACTGTTTGTGCTTTCATTGTAGGCGAAAAACTCGCAATCATCTATGGTTAGTTTATAAGGTTTATTCATCGGTTTATCTGTAGATCTGATGCCGGCATCTGCATTAGCGAAACTTTCATAATTACCCTTAAAGGCGATACCTTTTACAGTCAGATTACCACCATTCTCCAAAGTAATAAATGCAGGCAGAGATTTGAAGGAGGCATTTACAAAAATGGGCCTGCTCTTTAAACTTTTTGCTGCCATCAGTACAAGGGTTTTAGTAATGATCAGTTCTTCTTTTAATGGATAAAAGCCAGTCTCAGTGAATACGATCGTGTCACCAGCCAATGCCTCTTTAAGTGTTACGGCCAGTAACGGGCTCTGAGAAGCTTTTAAGAAAGTACTTTTTGGTTTTCTCCATGCTTTCTTTGTTTCCGGATGATACCAGGCAGCACCAGTTTTTTCTGGTGTAATGACTTTTAGGTTTTTCAGGTCTGCGCCATATAATCTGCTATACGGTAGTGTTATACCGTTGATTTTATAGGAATCTGTTTTAGCTTTAACAAAACCATCCGGTACTTTCCGTTGATAAGTATCAGCAGGTGTTTTTTGATCAGAATTAACCAGGCCATTCTCAGAAAAGATAATTCCCTGATCATTATTGGCATCTGTATAAATTTCTTCTCTTGAAGTAGCGATCAGGTTCTTTTTGAACTGTACATTTTCCGGTGCCAGCGTTCGTTCTGCATCTTTACCGGCACCAAAAAGGATATTTGAACAATCCACGAATGTATTTCGTTCGATCCATGCATCCTTGACCTGATAGTACCGGTTGATCAATGAGTTGGGAACACCATTCAATACAGAAAGGGGAGCCCTGAAATTTGTGCCCTGTAATTGATAGAAAACATTATTAAATACTTTTTGACGCGGATTGATTACTCTTACTCCACCAGTGAAAGGTTTATTATTCCCCATAAAGAAATTCCCTTCTACTACATTATCCGATCCATGTCTCAATACCAGTCCACCTTCGCATTCAAAAAAAGTATTAAAGCAGACCCGGTTTTCACCAGATTTGATGGATACGATTTCTACCTCTCCATTACAACGCTCAAAGAAATTGTGCGCTATTGTAGTTCTGGAGGCCATTAATGAATAACGTGATACGCCAATTCTGATGGTTTCGCCTCCATTAGCGCCCAGTCTGGATCTGCCTTTGAAGTAATTACTGTCTATCAAATGATCATTTTGCTGACTGCGTTCATCATTAAGCTCTGCTATGATTACAGGGCCAAGGTTTAACTTATCAACAAAAGTAGAATGATCTATCCGGTTGTTTTTTCCATAAAATGTAACCCATGTATCAGATCTGAACCTTTCCGGCTGACTATAGTTTTCAATAACGGTCCCCGTAACTCTGCAATGATTAGCTAACAGCGTTTCGCTGGTTCTAAAGGAGATAACCTCTCTTTTGGGTGTATATCCGTTTTTGAAATGTAAATCTTTAACCACCAGGTATTCACCACTTAATTGTAAATAGGACTGTCCGGTGAAAATAACGCCTCCGGGTGTTTCGGGCATAATGATTACAGGTTGCGCTGCCGTACCTTTTCCGTTGAGTTGCATTGCTGCATTTGACCATTCTTTATCTTTTAATAAGATAACATCGCCTGGCCCGGCTTTTGAAACTGCCGTCTTCAGTTCCAGGGGATTGTTAACGACAATAGAATTGTTAATTCTGATAGGATTGTCAACCGTTATACGGCTGTTAATCACAATAGACTTATCAAATACAATATTTTTTGTATAACCTTTTAAACTGCAAATGATTAATAAGGATAAGATTAGATTTTTCATAAGCTATTTAGATACGAGTATGTCAAACTTAATAGTTGAAACAGCAACCGGGCTCCCGATAACTACACTTTTCGCGCTTAACAATTGATTGGTAAAAGTTCCATCGGGTTTCGGTACGCGAACCCAAATTAAATAGGCGCTGGTAGTATTGAAAACATTCGCTGCCTGGTTTGCAGTAGCTGCATCGAACTTCGCAGTACTGCTTCCCGGGGCTGTAATTCCTTCAAAGAATTGATCATCCAATTCGATAATAGTATTCGCATTGTAAGCCGCATAAACTCTGTCAGCTTCTACAGACCCGGGGATCAGTACCCGGAATTTAGTCACTTTAAGGCTCGCTGGATCAGGCTCCCAAATCTGTGTATTGCATTTGTAATTCTTAGTAATGGTTGTTGCACTTGCCGGGCTGTATAAACTAAAAACCATTGCAGTGGTACAGTAAGTGACGAAATCTACTTTTTGCTCCTGACCGCTAACTGTGCAGCTGCCCAGTAAACTACCTGTTTCACCGTTGAAAAAACTGCTTGCTGATGGTGCTGATGCCGTTCCATGTGCCATCATCGTCAGGTCTTTATACAAAACATATGATTTGATAGGGATGTTGATCAAAGCCTCAGCTTTAAGCCCAAAACTATCAGTAATTACTATTTTGATTTTACCGGCATTTTTGCGGTAAGTATATTGATAACTCAATTCATATGTTTTTTCGTTTTTGGTCAGTGCGATCTGATCTGCTTTTTCAAATGCCCCTTTCGAATCATCGTAAAACTCAATCAGCTTTAATCCATTTTCTGAATTTGCTTTTCCTTTAATCAAAACTTTGCCCGTTTCATCAGGAAGTATACTGGCCGGAATATCTGTCAGGGTGGGCATAGGTGGAGTAAAGGCGGTCATCTTAATCAGCCCTTCAAAAGAAGAATTGTCAATATGTTTAACCATTACCTTAATCCCAGTAACCTTAGTCAGTTTCGCAGCAGAGAAACTTTTGGCAGGAATAGAGAAACGATAAAGGTTCCTGTTTTCCTGTGCTGGGGTATCTCTGTAAATCAGGGAATCCGTTTTGTCGCTGCGCATCAGATAAAAATAGATCAGCCTGATGCCAACCGTAGAATTCAATTCTCCATTCAGTATCGTATCAGGGCCTGTCTGGCCGATTGCTGTGTTGAAAGTAAACGCTTTTGCTGTCAATACATCTGGTGTATTGACAGCAGTTTTATCCTTTTTACAGCTATTGAGCAAGATAAAACCTGCTGCAATCATCGTTATTAAATAAAAGTTCTTCATCATTAATAGCTATTAATAACCAGGATTTTGAGTGATTTTGAGCTGATCGTTGGCATCCAGCTCGCGCTGCGGGATCGGCAG
The sequence above is drawn from the Pedobacter cryoconitis genome and encodes:
- a CDS encoding aldehyde dehydrogenase; this encodes MEKLVKTQLAYFNTNTTKAVSFRIEQLNKLYQLLVSNEALLEEAIYKDYGKSTFETFQTEFATVYEEIKIAIRDLEQWSAIKPVATDARNAPAKSYQVPEPLGVSLVIGPWNYPYQLSLAPVVAAIAAGCTVILKPSELTVNCSAIMAKLINENFEEQYFHVVEGGIDETTALLDQKFDIIFFTGSVPVGRIVYQAAAKNLTPVVLELGGKSPVIIMPDSDLDVTVRRLVWAKYLNSGQTCIAPDYVYVHQSIEEEFLQKVAREIEKADYKLENGNFVKIINERNAERVSGLINSDKVYVGGNFNVDERFIEPTVLRGVTWDDQVMKDEIFGPIMAVLTFDDLDTVIREIKDRPKPLALYVFTKDESIQKKVLGEISFGGGCINEAIMHISNGNLPFGGVGASGLGNYHGEAGFRAFSHYKGILEKEFTEDSAIKYSPHTEEKLQKMKAAAK
- a CDS encoding bifunctional 4-hydroxy-2-oxoglutarate aldolase/2-dehydro-3-deoxy-phosphogluconate aldolase; the protein is MKQPIIDTLLAGKLLPLFYEDSAETSIDILRTLYRAGIRIVEYTNRGQHALHNFKQLKALQVTEMPGLYLGTGTIKSAKEAADFITVGADFIVSPIVNPAVAGLCDQHNILWIPGCMTPTEIYTAQQFNAPVIKLFPANILGPGFISSIRELFKDQLFIPTGGVEIAEENLEEWFQAGVCAVGIGSKLITKEIVLNRNYHELHLQAKRALQMIEKIYLQPLKI
- a CDS encoding chondroitinase-B domain-containing protein; the encoded protein is MKNLILSLLIICSLKGYTKNIVFDKSIVINSRITVDNPIRINNSIVVNNPLELKTAVSKAGPGDVILLKDKEWSNAAMQLNGKGTAAQPVIIMPETPGGVIFTGQSYLQLSGEYLVVKDLHFKNGYTPKREVISFRTSETLLANHCRVTGTVIENYSQPERFRSDTWVTFYGKNNRIDHSTFVDKLNLGPVIIAELNDERSQQNDHLIDSNYFKGRSRLGANGGETIRIGVSRYSLMASRTTIAHNFFERCNGEVEIVSIKSGENRVCFNTFFECEGGLVLRHGSDNVVEGNFFMGNNKPFTGGVRVINPRQKVFNNVFYQLQGTNFRAPLSVLNGVPNSLINRYYQVKDAWIERNTFVDCSNILFGAGKDAERTLAPENVQFKKNLIATSREEIYTDANNDQGIIFSENGLVNSDQKTPADTYQRKVPDGFVKAKTDSYKINGITLPYSRLYGADLKNLKVITPEKTGAAWYHPETKKAWRKPKSTFLKASQSPLLAVTLKEALAGDTIVFTETGFYPLKEELIITKTLVLMAAKSLKSRPIFVNASFKSLPAFITLENGGNLTVKGIAFKGNYESFANADAGIRSTDKPMNKPYKLTIDDCEFFAYNESTNSGFSGSKSTLADSLIVRNSIFHHLSGSGIDLSAEKDDKGIYNAEYTLITNCVFTNLMGTAINIYRGGNDESTLGPFVKIDHCTFNEVENREQGSAVKLIGAQQVSILNSNFSSSGQGGRAIFFQEYRWDNIVVDHCNFYKSGKVESFYQQVLGNHIYQIKPEYTDLKKLNLEWAGSAPASADQFKIGVFSQGSKTQIN
- a CDS encoding sugar kinase, whose product is MLKKVLCFGELLLRICPDPKGNWLNSNHVPAYIGGAELNVATALALWNIPSAYLTALPENEMSRQIKTYLEEKRIDTTRFCYEGDRTGLYYLAMGTDMKNAEVIYDRKHSSFAGLRKNTINWEQVFEGIGWFHFSAICPAINEEVAEVCKEALLMAEKLGISISLDLNYREKLWKYGKPPVAIMKNLAVHCRLIMGNIWAAELMLGIPKAGNFMLKHKEFCLQQAEKTSKAIQHYFPACEAVANTFRFDRGEGIQYYTTLYTDNNLHSSREYNAKKVINKVGSGDCYMAGLIYGFHQNHSAQEIVEFATAAAYYKLFTPGDSTAMNADQITSRLNQLL
- a CDS encoding serine hydrolase, giving the protein MNKPRFKIALLLFSVVVYNQVSKAQIPAGKVDSLVENSMKKFNVTGVSIGIVKDGKIVYTKGYGVKSIITKEKVDGNTQFAIASNTKAFTTAALSILVEERKLYWETKVKDILPGFKMYNDYVTENFTIQDLLTHRSGLGLGAGDLMFFPNGSDFTIKDVLSGFQYFKPVSDFRTRFDYDNLLYYVAGEVIAKISGMSWEDFVQNRILIPLKMEHSYASLALMKDKSHLAMPHADKFGKLKQIENFGDQINGAPGGIYATSADLCKWMLMQLNKGKYGAQLEQHLFSKDSQQQMWTIHTVTGFNDDPRYQTHFGGYGLGWFLNDMKGNFHVSHTGGLPGMLSSVSLFPDLNLGIVVLTNSDGGNYLFSAVSKTIEDSYMGLDDNHWIDKIYSDVESNKMHEDGVTNDVWKKVIASSQKKIDPAAYIGVYTDKWFGKAEVSLKGKQLWFKSYRSPKLSGPMSFYNANSFAIKWEYPDLNADAFAIFSLDEEGKAQSIKMRGISPGIDFSYDFQDLDFQRL